The genomic stretch ACCCTTGGCCTGTCGAGCTACGAGATAGACTTGTTCGGCAAAGCCCGCAACATGAGCGAAATGGAGCTGGAAAATTACCTCTCCAGCAGCGAAACCTTGCGGGCCGCGCAGATCAGCCTGATTGGCGAAACCGCCAATGCCTGGCTGACCCTGGCCGCCGACCACTCCTTGCTGAAACTGGCCGAAGAAACCGCCGCCAGCGCCCAGCAAACCATGGCCATCAGCCAAAAACGCCTAGCCATGGGGGTAGACTCGCGGGTCGATCTGGCCGGCGCCGAGACCACCTACCAAAGTGCCCGGGCCGATGTGGCCAGCTACAAGACCCAGGTGGCCCAGGACATCAACGCCCTGAACCTGTTGGCCGGGCAACAGCTGCCGGCAGAGCTGCTGCCTGCCGCCCTTGCAGATAACGGCCAGTGGCTGAGCGATGTGCCGGCGGGGCTCTCTTCCGATGTGCTGCTAAGCCGCCCCGATGTGCTGGCCGCCGAGCATGACCTTAAAGCCGCCAACGCCAACATCGGCGTGGCCAGGGCTGCCTTCTTCCCGAGCCTGAGCCTGACCGCCAAAGGCGGGGTGGGCAGTGACGCGCTGTCAGATCTCTTCAACGGCGCCAGCAGTATCTGGTCGGTGGCTCCCAGCCTGACCCTGCCCATTTTCGATGCCGGTGCCAACAGCGCCCAGTTGGCCTACACCAAGGCCCAGCGGGACAAATACCTGGCCGCCTACCAAAACGCGGTGCAAACCGCCTTTAAGGAAAGCGCCGACGCCCTGGCCCGGCGCGGCACCATAGAGGAGCAACTGGCGGCCCAAAGCGCCCTGGTGGCAGCGGCCCAGCAAAGCTACCGGCTCTCCTTTAAGCGCTACCAGGCCGGTATCGACAGCTTCCAGGACGCCCTGAGTGCCCAGCGCACCCTCTACAGCGCCCAGCAGGGGCTGATCAGCACCCGCCTGACCGAGCTCAGCAACAGGGTTACCCTGTACCGGGTGCTGGGCGGGGGCCTGGCCGGCACTGCGGCCGAAGCGCCAGCAACACCATAAAAAAGGGCGCCAACCGACGCCTTTTTTAGATCTCGGTGTCGTCCAGCCGGCTTAAATCCGCTGCGGCCTGGCGCAGCTGCGGCGCAAAGGCCAGCAGCCCGTCCAGGCTCAGCCGCAATTTGGGGGCATGAACGTACAGGCAGGCCACCAGCTTGCCCCGCCCGTCTTTGATGGGGACAGAGCAGGCCACCATGCCGTCGATGAACTCTTCATCGTCGGTGCCGATGCCGGTTTTGGCGATG from Gallaecimonas pentaromativorans encodes the following:
- a CDS encoding efflux transporter outer membrane subunit; the protein is MTDHKTALALLLAAPLLLAGCNLAPDYQRPAADIPAKLPLGAADGQPQQAASAAALPWRQFVADSRLQQVIAKALASNRSLKETLADVASARATYKGQYASQFPELDASVSSSRAKTTSGSITSSSEATLGLSSYEIDLFGKARNMSEMELENYLSSSETLRAAQISLIGETANAWLTLAADHSLLKLAEETAASAQQTMAISQKRLAMGVDSRVDLAGAETTYQSARADVASYKTQVAQDINALNLLAGQQLPAELLPAALADNGQWLSDVPAGLSSDVLLSRPDVLAAEHDLKAANANIGVARAAFFPSLSLTAKGGVGSDALSDLFNGASSIWSVAPSLTLPIFDAGANSAQLAYTKAQRDKYLAAYQNAVQTAFKESADALARRGTIEEQLAAQSALVAAAQQSYRLSFKRYQAGIDSFQDALSAQRTLYSAQQGLISTRLTELSNRVTLYRVLGGGLAGTAAEAPATP